A region of Stigmatopora nigra isolate UIUO_SnigA chromosome 6, RoL_Snig_1.1, whole genome shotgun sequence DNA encodes the following proteins:
- the polq gene encoding DNA polymerase theta isoform X3, whose translation MFDWQAQCLSLGNVLQGGNLVYSDVSEHERESQPKPVNLDQNGLVDVIAQLSRTPVGLDPILKRAVPWGVAFHHAGLTFDERDVLEGAFRNGLIRVLAATSTLSSGVNLPARRVIIRTPIFNGHLLDPLTYKQMAGRAGRKGVDTIGESVLVCKEAERQKGFSLLRGDVHPIRSCLLQEKGEGVTTSMLRAILEIIVGGVASTPQDVRLYASCSLLAASTKCNSKEESIETCNKGAIEASVEWLMEHEFINVQKVEEKEQYCPTQLGAATLSSSLSPTEALGIFADLQRAMKGFVLENDLHVLYLITPLYAEWTTIDWYQFFCLWEQLSASMKRVAELVGVQESFLARSVGGKLFAKTEKQRRQMAVHKRFFTTLILQDLVKEVPLGVVASKYNCNRGQLQSLQQSAATYAGMVTVFCRRLGWNNMELLLSQYQTRLSFGIQRELVDLVRVSLLTATRARALYAQGLCTIAELARASVADVVKSLRNAVPFKSSKCAVDESEVEAAERRNLRCVWVSGGRALTEQEAANAIVAEAKLLLQADLAQLGIQWDPATLSSDTLAVRSSLEAQTDGDKCQQEKNPRTNLEKSGLKTIQKEINQDFSPRQSDPDISSRSLTAGKNEPIGGSKAGETENTEKMEKSNLRTQKCKTLVQEGAKSQVSNRKETYSSGGPGKSITEELPELVPSPMFQLQKAPEPSRPLLPLPCLRAPSSRLGDNPSVSIKASDIHDSVCLSPAQPGKLKHSRILQKVLHSIQSDKKPKESTGLTSHALNVAEDTPSLPQDIPTIQVEMSDTSLAALPAVLSPDIQWGRVEATEVNGLLSPDLYAEEHQNEEGQQEVQRGELTFGDSFELDTQTVQIIVQPQSVHRESGNGKSPQNLNNNDPTEQIVLQAHMEQKGKDQEGARPGPSLFNISLTASQMEIILDTSHQNDGNSNAAVVLEDPNRSSSFLFESLYDNSSSPKEADPNTSAYEEHISPEAEGLHPLMSTSEKRRSELLVNQEVEKQEAIQWGESSFNLSEWGDSLLGGEHFLARQDLDRSFALVDPEAPLAGENQPELFADNNQNGEDDEHISLPSDDAISKQLHANAAPQSNLYCSPGLQEIFDCWPTMSEQLVQNATLSLKQVPQPYRAQPLEKSPPLVQLRRNCQNQDSTDSEADSFQAEPSEKATERPGSAADLIPPTQETPPVTPRIKLTTKSIQSPRTVLTPIQLALAGKSSKCSSSDLPPGDFPDSLYTVCKSQQHTKTRSSSRLQSPKAQRQNPSPDSRPLRSSAMNMSPGYEGFSVQLSQDASLTSSNSSAFSIIDVSSDKRLFETFIKEWKTKKRYSLALAFETVKNQQDPEGEMRRKHTKAQQELHTANGFPVRGNKEQLLIGLSVCWGAKDAFYISFQQKQKQGLSLSLAPQDLDDSLPIVERLDHVKACLRHLSGGTLITYDIIQVYKKLVLTCGISLEGNVEDPKVACWLVDPSTEERTLANMITVYCPEDIPLLDGLGNLHAHCPRVKAATTSVLVFTVMNHLTTLLDKDGMLDSFRSVEMPSQVCLALLELNGIGFSVEESERQKHVMQAKLAALESQAYELAGHSFSLTSIDDIAEVLYLELHLPPNGDVDASKSKKTLGSTRRGRGRVRLGKQFSTAKDVLEKLRPLHPLPGVILEWRRITNALTKVVFPLQREKQYHNTLAMDRIYPIAQTHTATGRVGFTEPNLQNVPKDFDIDMPTLVGESPPSQDGHRKNERRYVNTARIYLILYTYRKCPFILNGSVFFCCRKTRNLLVPSTTRAPTFSVSMRHAFVPFSGGMILAVDYSQLELRVLAHLSKDRRLLQVLNGGTDVFRCIAAEWKSVDPDNVKDQLRQQAKQICYGIIYGMGAKSLGEQMGVEENDAACYIESFKARYKGINSFLRETVKKCTKDGYVQTLMGRRRYLPGITNTNPHVKAHAERQAVNTTVQGSAADIVKRATINIQRQLRKTYPRAPLSHQHTIPGMKTLTHSGNLCDNHNVPHTASHPRRGAFQGGAYFVLQLHDELIYETTEENLITVAQLVKREMESAVKLYVKLKAKVKAGPSWGNLQDLDI comes from the exons ATGTTTGACTGGCAAGCTCAGTGCCTGAGTCTTGGAAATGTTCTGCAAGGAGGTAACTTGGTCTACTCTG ATGTTTCAGAACATGAGCGTGAATCACAACCTAAACCAGTGAACTTGGACCAGAATGGACTAGTAGATGTCATTGCCCAGTTGAGTCGGACTCCTGTAGGTTTGGATCCCATTCTGAAGCGTGCTGTGCCCTGGGGAGTGGCCTTCCATCATGCAG GACTTACATTTGATGAACGTGATGTGCTGGAGGGAGCCTTCCGTAATGGCTTGATCAGGGTCTTGGCCGCCACCTCCACCCTCTCGTCAGGGGTCAACCTACCTGCCCGCAGGGTCATTATTCGAACCCCGATCTTCAATGGCCACTTGCTGGACCCCCTCACCTATAAACAGATGGCTGGACGAGCAGGGAGGAAAGGAGTGGACACCATAG GTGAGAGTGTGCTTGTGTGTAAGGAGGCGGAGCGTCAGAAAGGTTTTAGCCTCCTTAGAGGTGATGTTCACCCAATCAGGAGCTGCCTATTGCAAGAGAAGGGAGAAGGTGTCACCACTAGCATGTTGCGAGCCATTTTAGAG ATCATTGTGGGAGGAGTAGCCAGCACACCACAGGATGTGAGATTGTACGCCTCATGTTCACTTCTAGCTGCCAGCACAAAATGTAATAGCAAAGAGGAGTCTATAGAAACGTGCAACAAAGGGGCAATTGAGGCCTCTGTTGAATGGCTTATGGAACATGAATTCATCAATGTTCAAAAAGTTGAAGAAA AGGAGCAGTACTGTCCCACTCAACTGGGTGCTGCCACTCTGTCGTCTTCCCTTTCGCCCACTGAGGCACTGGGAATATTTGCAGATCTGCAGCGGGCCATGAAGGGCTTTGTGCTAGAAAATGATCTCCATGTTCTTTATCTG ATCACACCATTGTATGCGGAGTGGACTACAATAGATTGGTATCAGTTCTTCTGTCTGTGGGAACAGCTGTCGGCATCAATGAAGAGAGTAGCTGAGTTGGTAGGCGTCCAGGAGAGTTTCTTGGCTCGGTCAGTGGGTGGAAAACTCTTTGCCAAGACAGAGAAGCAGCGGCGGCAAATGGCAGTTCATAAAAG GTTCTTTACCACTCTTATACTGCAAGATCTGGTTAAAGAAGTACCTTTGGGAGTTGTAGCATCCAAATACAACTGCAATCGTGGGCAGTTGCAGTCCCTCCAACAGTCTGCTGCCACATATGCAG GTATGGTGACAGTGTTCTGTAGGCGCCTGGGCTGGAACAACATGGAGTTGCTTTTGTCACAGTACCAAACTAGACTGAGCTTTGGCATCCAGCGTGAGCTTGTGGATTTGGTAAGAGTTTCCCTTCTGACAGCTACCAGGGCTCGAGCACTTTATGCACAAGGCCTGTGCACCATTGCTGAACTTGCCAGGGCTTCAGTAGCTGATGTTGTAAAATCTTTAAGGAACGCTGTCCCATTCAAGAG CTCAAAGTGTGCAGTGGATGAGAGCGAAGTGGAGGCTGCAGAGCGCCGGAATCTCCGTTGCGTGTGGGTGAGCGGTGGGCGGGCTCTAACCGAGCAAGAAGCGGCCAATGCAATTGTGGCAGAGGCAAAGCTTCTTCTTCAGGCAGATTTGGCACAGCTGGGCATTCAGTGGGACCCAGCAACCCTCTCCTCCGATACTCTTGCTGTCCGTTCCTCACTAGAAGCTCAGACTGATGGGGATAAATGCCAACAAGAGAAAAATCCTAGAACAAATTTGGAGAAATCAGGTCTCAAGACTATCCAAAAGGAGATAAATCAAGACTTCAGCCCAAGGCAATCGGACCCAGACATTTCTTCACGTAGTCTGACAGCAGGAAAGAATGAACCGATTGGTGGATCCAAAGCTGGTGAAAcggaaaatacagaaaagatgGAAAAGAGCAATCTGAGAACCCAGAAGTGTAAAACTTTAGTTCAGGAAGGGGCCAAAAGTCAAGTTTCAAACAGAAAGGAAACCTATTCTTCTGGTGGTCCAGGAAAAAGTATAACAGAAGAATTGCCTGAGCTTGTACCCAGCCCGATGTTTCAACTCCAAAAAGCTCCTGAACCAAGTCGCCCCCTTTTACCTCTTCCTTGTTTGAGAGCGCCAAGTTCCAGGTTGGGAGATAACCCAAGTGTTAGCATAAAAGCATCAGATATTCATGACAGTGTTTGTCTGTCACCGGCACAGCCAGGAAAACTAAAGCACTCAAGGATACTACAAAAAGTCCTCCATTCCATACAAAGTGACAAAAAGCCAAAAGAGTCAACCGGACTGACTTCACATGCCTTAAATGTTGCTGAGGATACTCCTAGCCTTCCTCAAGACATTCCAACGATACAAGTTGAAATGTCAGACACTTCTCTTGCCGCCTTACCAGCAGTATTGTCACCTGACATCCAGTGGGGAAGAGTGGAGGCTACAGAAGTCAATGGCCTTTTGTCTCCTGACCTCTACGCAGAAGAACATCAAAATGAAGAAGGGCAGCAAGAGGTCCAGCGGGGAGAACTGACGTTTGGAGACAGCTTTGAATTGGACACGCAGACAGTACAGATCATTGTCCAACCACAATCGGTACACAGAGAGAGCGGAAATGGCAAAAGTCCACAGAATTTGAACAATAACGATCCAACAGAACAAATTGTGTTACAAGCTCACATGGAGCAGAAAGGCAAAGACCAAGAAGGTGCCCGACCTGGACCTTCCCTTTTCAATATTTCTCTGACAGCCAGCCAGATGGAGATCATCCTTGATACCAGTCATCAG AATGATGGTAACAGCAACGCTGCTGTTGTTCTGGAGGATCCAAACAGGAGTAGCAGCTTTTTGTTCGAAAGCTTGTATGACAATTCTTCGAGCCCAAAAGAAGCAGATCCTAACACATCAGCCTACGAGGAGCACATCAGCCCAGAGGCAGAAGGCCTCCATCCTCTGATGTCCACTTCGGAGAAACGTCGTAGTGAGCTCCTTGTCAATCAGGAAGTGGAGAAGCAAGAGGCAATCCAGTGGGGAGAGTCTTCTTTCAACCTCTCTGAGTGGGGAGACTCTTTGCTGGGGGGTGAGCATTTTCTGGCGAGACAGGATCTGGATCGATCATTTGCACTGGTTGATCCAGAAGCTCCATTGGCTGGAGAGAACCAGCCAGAGTTGTTTGCGGATAATAACCAGAATGGAGAAGATGATGAACACATCTCGTTGCCGTCAGATGATGCcatttcaaaacaattacatGCCAATGCTGCCCCACAAAGCAACCTTTATTGCAGTCCTGGTCTTCAGGAAATCTTTGATTGTTGGCCAACTATGTCTGAACAGCTTGTGCAAAACGCTACATTATCCCTCAAGCAAGTTCCTCAACCATACCGTGCACAGCCTTTGGAAAAGTCTCCTCCGTTGGTTCAGCTGAGAAGAAACTGCCAAAACCAGGACAGTACGGACTCTGAAGCAGATTCTTTTCAGGCGGAACCGTCAGAAAAAGCAACAGAGAGACCAGGTTCTGCTGCAGACTTAATACCCCCCACTCAGGAGACACCACCTGTGACACCTAGAATCAAACTAACAACTAAATCCATCCAATCGCCTCGCACTGTCCTGACACCCATTCAGTTGGCCCTAGCTGGGAAATCTTCCAAATGTTCCAGCAGTGACCTCCCCCCCGGAGATTTTCCTGACTCCCTATATACTGTGTGTAAATCACAGCAGCACACCAAGACAAGATCCAGTTCCCGACTCCAGTCTCCAAAAGCCCAAAGGCAAAATCCTTCTCCTGACAGCCGCCCACTGCGGTCTTCAGCCATGAACATGTCACCTGGCTACGAGGGCTTCTCGGTCCAGCTTTCTCAAGATGCCTCTCTCACCTCCAGCAACTCTAGCGCATTCTCCATTATCGACGTTTCAAGTGACAAGCGCCTATTCGAAACGTTTATTAAGGAATGGAAAACTAAAAAGCGCTATTCACTGGCTTTAGCTTTTGAAACTGTCAAAAACCAACAGGATCCCGAAGGagaaatgagaagaaaacatACGAAAG CACAACAGGAACTCCACACTGCAAATGGTTTTCCAGTAAGAGGCAACAAAGAACAGCTGCTGATTGGACTGTCTGTCTGTTGGGGAGCAAAAGATGCATTCTACATATCCTTTCAGCAAAAGCAGAAACAAG GTTTGAGTTTAAGTCTTGCCCCTCAGGACCTGGATGACAGTTTACCAATAGTCGAGAGGCTTGACCATGTCAAGGCCTGCCTCCGTCATCTGTCAGGTGGCACACTTATCACGTACGACATCATCCAAGTGTACAAGAAGCTAGTGTTGACTTGCGGCATCAGCTTGGAAGGAAATGTTGAAGACCCCAAG GTGGCATGCTGGCTGGTGGACCCAAGCACCGAAGAGAGGACTTTGGCCAATATGATCACAGTCTATTGTCCAGAAGACATCCCTCTTTTGGATGGTCTTGGCAACTTACATGCCCACTGTCCCCGTGTCAAGGCAGCTACCACAAGTGTGCTAGTATTCACCGTGATGAACCATCTCACCACGCTACTCGATAAAGATGGAATGCTAG ACTCCTTCAGGAGCGTGGAGATGCCTTCGCAAGTGTGTCTGGCTTTGCTGGAACTCAACGGAATTGGCTTCAGTGTGGAGGAGAGTGAGAGACAAAAGCATGTGATGCAAGCCAAATTGGCAGCGCTGGAATCGCAAGCATATGAGTTAGCGGGACACAGTTTTTCCCTCACAAGCATTGACGACATTGCAGAG GTTTTGTACTTAGAGCTACATCTGCCTCCAAACGGTGACGTGGACGCATCAAAAAGCAAGAAGACCCTCGGATCCACTCGAAGAGGTCGAGGCAGAGTTCGGCTGGGAAAGCAGTTCAGCACAGCAAAG GATGTTCTGGAGAAGCTCCGTCCTCTGCATCCCCTTCCTGGCGTCATACTGGAGTGGAGAAGGATCACCAATGCTTTGACTAAAGTCGTGTTCCCACTGCAAAGGGAGAAGCAGTACCACAATACGCTGGCCATGGATAGAATTTACCCCATCGCTCAGACCCACACAGCTACAG GACGGGTGGGCTTTACAGAGCCTAACCTACAGAACGTGCCCAAAGATTTTGATATTGACATGCCCACTTTGGTAGGAGAAAGCCCACCTTCACAAGATGGCCATCGCAAGAACGAACGCAGGTATGTAAACACTGCACGGATATACttaatactatatacatataggaAATGCCCATTTATACTAAATGgatcagtatttttttgttgcaggaaGACGAGAAATCTTTTGGTCCCATCAACGACTCGAGCCCCGACTTTTTCTGTCAGCATGAGACACGCTTTTGTACCGTTCTCAG GCGGAATGATATTGGCGGTGGATTACTCCCAACTGGAGTTGAGGGTCCTTGCTCATCTGTCCAAAGACAGACGTCTATTACAG GTTCTGAACGGGGGCACCGACGTGTTTCGCTGTATTGCTGCCGAATGGAAAAGCGTCGACCCAGACAATGTCAAGGATCAACTCAGGCAGCAAGCCAAACAG ATTTGCTATGGCATCATTTATGGGATGGGTGCCAAGTCCTTGGGAGAGCAAATGGGCGTGGAAGAGAATGATGCAGCTTGCTATATTGAAAGTTTCAAGGCTAGATACAAAG GGATCAACTCTTTCCTCAGAGAAACAGTGAAAAAATGCACAAAGGACGGTTACGTTCAGACTCTCATGGGACGTCGAAGATACCTCCCAGGAATCACCAACACTAATCCCCATGTGAAAGCACAC GCAGAGCGTCAGGCTGTGAACACAACGGTCCAGGGTTCAGCCGCGGACATTGTTAAACGGGCCACCATCAACATTCAAAGGCAACTGAGAAAAACTTACCCAAGAGCTCCACTTTCTCACCAGCACACAATTCCAGGTATGAAAACACTCACCCACAGCGGGAATCTGTGTGACAATCATAATGTCCCCCATACAGCCAGCCATCCTCGGAGAGGCGCATTCCAAGGAGGAGCGTATTTTGTCCTCCAGCTCCATGATGAACTCATCTACGAAACTACTGAGGAGAATCTGATAACG gTAGCCCAGTTAGTAAAGAGAGAAATGGAATCAGCAGTCAAACTTTATGTGAAGCTAAAAGCCAAAGTAAAAGCAGGACCCAGTTGGGGTAATTTGCAAGACTTGGATATTTAA